A single genomic interval of Antechinus flavipes isolate AdamAnt ecotype Samford, QLD, Australia chromosome 1, AdamAnt_v2, whole genome shotgun sequence harbors:
- the ESM1 gene encoding endothelial cell-specific molecule 1, with protein sequence MKGLWLLLITLLGPVHLEADRSSRYAVDCPAHCDPNHCKSSQQCKQTVLDDCGCCRVCAATLGQTCYRTVSGMDGAKCGPGLYCHFSNQEDAFGEEYGICKECPYGTFGMGCIQTCTCSSGICDKVTGKCIKFSFFSSKFSKKRLPSSDHDMASGDGNAVKEQFVKNNAAHPPVTKWLKPR encoded by the exons ATGAAGGGCCTCTGGCTGCTGTTGATCACGCTGCTGGGACCTGTGCACCTGGAGGCGGACAGGAGTAGTAGGTACGCGGTGGACTGCCCCGCTCACTGCGACCCCAACCACTGCAAAAGCAGCCAGCAGTGCAAGCAAACCGTGCTGGACGACTGCGGCTGCTGCCGCGTGTGCGCCGCAACCCTCGGACAGACTTGCTACCGCACAGTCTCGGGCATGGACGGCGCCAAGTGCGGCCCGGGGCTGTACTGCCACTTTTCCAACCAGGAGGATGCTTTTGGCGAAGAGTATGGCATCTGCAAAG AGTGTCCTTATGGTACCTTTGGAATGGGATGCATACAGACCTGCACATGTTCATCTGGCATATGTGACAAAGTTACCGGAAAATgcataaaattttcctttttctcatcaaagTTTTCCAAAAAGAGATTACCTTCTTCAG ATCATGACATGGCTTCTGGAGATGGCAATGCAGTCAAAGAACAATTTGTGAAAAACAATGCAGCTCACCCTCCGGTAACAAAATGGTTAAAGCCCCGCTGA